A part of Leishmania major strain Friedlin complete genome, chromosome 11 genomic DNA contains:
- a CDS encoding putative 40S ribosomal protein S21 yields MATIGMFNEEGENVDLYIPRKCHATTTLIEAHDHAAVQISIANVGPNGVINGTTTTLCIAGYLRSQGESDHAINHITIDRGIMRIKTGKPKRASKSKSKKPAAKGAAAGAAAQKGARPPAQKGARPPAQKGARPPAQKGARPPAQKGARPPAQKGAAPARKNRA; encoded by the coding sequence ATGGCCACCATTGGTATGTTcaacgaggagggcgagaaTGTCGACCTCTACATCCCGCGCAAGTGCCACGCGACCACCACGCTGATTGAGGCGCACGACCACGCCGCCGTGCAGATCTCGATCGCGAACGTTGGCCCGAACGGCGTGATCAACggcacgacgacgacgctgtgCATTGCTGGCTACCTGCGCTCGCAGGGCGAGTCGGACCACGCGATCAACCACATCACGATCGACCGCGGCATCATGCGCATCAAGACCGGCAAGCCGAAGCGCGCGTCCAAGTCGAAGTCGAAGAAGCCCGCCGCGAagggcgccgccgctggcgctgctgcccagaAGGGTGCCCGCCCGCCTGCCCAGAAGGGTGCTCGCCCGCCTGCCCAGAAGGGTGCCCGCCCGCCTGCCCAGAAGGGTGCTCGCCCGCCTGCCCAGAAGGGTGCTCGCCCGCCTGCCCAGAAGGGTGCCGCTCCGGCTCGCAAGAACCGCGCTTAG